The following is a genomic window from Thermodesulforhabdaceae bacterium.
TGAGAATGCCGTTCGAGTAATGATTTCAGGTTGCCCCATGGCTATACCTAACTGGAAGCTTCCTTATGTGGTGGAATCTTCCGGGGCTGTGGTGGTTTTTGAAGAGTCCTGCGTGGGAAGCCGAAACACCCGAGACCTTGTTGACGAATCAGCAGAGACAATGGATGAACTGATCGACGCTCTTGTGGATCGATATTCTCGTATAGACTGCGCCTGTTTTACTCCCAATGAGGAACGGATTGCTCATATCATTGATGCTGCGAGAAAATGGAATGTCAAAGGAGTCATCCACTATCATCTTAATTTCTGCCAGCCTTACGAAATTGAGAGCTTCCGGGTTGAAAAAGCTCTGGCTCGGGAAGGCATACCCTTCATAAGCATCGGGACGGATTACAGTATGGAAGATCTTGAACAACTGAAAACCAGAGTTCAGGCATTCATTGAGATGATAAGTGCCTAGGGGTTTATAGAAGATGTTTTGGGGAATTGATATCGGGTCGCGCTCTATTGAGCTTGTGGGAATAGATGAAAATGGGAGAGTGAAAGTTACAAAACTTATGCCGACTGCTTATAACCCAATTGGGCAGATGGAACTGATACTTAAAGATGTGCCTGAAAGCGACCCGATAGTGTCCACAGGCTATGGAAGAAATCTTTTTATGGAACACTTTCCCTGGGAAGGAAAAAGAAAATCTGTCACGGAAATACAGGCTTACGCAAAGGGAGCGCTGGCTCTATACCCTGAAGTTAGAATGATTCTAGACATTGGCGGACAGGATACCAAAGCGATTGCTCTGGATGATCGAGGACAGATTGTTAAATTCGAAATGAACGATCGTTGTGCGGCTGGGACAGGAAAATTTCTGGAATTCATGGCAGCGGCTCTTCATGTTCCGCTGGAGGAATTTGGGGAGTTTGCCATGAAAGCCACGAAGAAACTGAAAGTAGCAAGTTTATGCACGGTTTTTGCCGAGTCTGAAGCCACTTCTCTTATGGCAAGAGGGGAGAAGCCAGAGGACATAGCCAGAGCACTTCATGAATCTATTGTTTCAAGAACGGTTGCTATGGTAAAACGGGTGGGCTTTAAGAAACCTCTTCTATTTGGAGGCGGAGTAGCTCGAAATATATGTGTGGTTAATCTTATCACTGAAGCCTTGAATTGTGAGCCAATTATTCCTGATAATCCCGAAGCTGTTGGCGCTCTAGGGGCTGCATTGATTGCAAGGGAAAATTATATTGCGCTCTGATTTAACAGCATAGGTTTTGTGATCAAATGCATAGAGCCTCGTGATCTTACCATATCGTAGGGGCATGGTATGCCATGCTCCTGCAGTATAGTAACCATGAGAGTTATCATCGCAATCTTTCCTGCACATCCTTTTGGAAGCTATGAGAGTGTTTGAAAATTTTTTCCATGCAGGGTTGTCCTGGCGATAGGCTCACATGTTTATGTGGGCCACGCATACGTCGCCCCTACATTCAGTGCGCCCAGCATGTGCGTGCTCCTGGAGGTGAAAGTCCTCCCGTGAGTTGATCACAGCGAGCGAAGGGAAGCACAACTGCACGAGGGTGACCGAGTGTGGGGAGGAAGCGTCGAACGAAACTGCGAGCCGATGGACAAGAACCGGACCCCTCCCCAGCCCTCCCCGTTGACGGGGAGGGGGTGCGGAGCGGGGCGAGCGGGCTAGAGTCCGAGAAGCTCTCGTGATCAAGGTGAAGTGGCGTAAATTCGGCGGTTGTGCATCATGTAGGGGCGACACATGCGTCGCCCCTACATGCACCTGAAAAGGGTGACGGTGGTGAGTCGGAGCGAGAAGTCAGCAGAGGCCGTAGTAGCTGCTTGCTCAACTTTTCGAACCGCCCGGTGCGGACCCGCATGCCGGGTGGTGTGGAATGGGATCGGTCAAACTGACCGCCCCTATCCCAATTCTGTCAAATCACATGTTGAGTGGTTTCTTAGCTACTCACGTCTGGAAAGGTCCCCAAAGTTGAGATCCATCCATGCGTTTTCTGCGGTTTATATTACTTGACCATCCTATAAGGGAAGTTTTCGAACACCCTTTCGGAATCTATTGACTTTTACTAAGTCTTAGAGTATGTTGTCAAAGAACTCGCCGAAGTTTAGAATCAATCTAACGGGCCGTTAACTCAGATAGGTAGAGTATCTGCCTTTTAAGCAGAGAGTCGCTGGTTCGAGTCCAGCACGGCCCACCAAGTATCCTAAAACAGCTACCTAAGGTCTTTTGATTGTGCTTTCCCTTCATAACCTGTATCTTCATAACCTAGCAAATATAGAAAGCTTTCCTAATATTAAGGTTCTTATAGTCTTTTAGTGTTACCAATGTATGACAAAGCAGTTAAATTTTGGCGATAGATTTCTTGTGCTCTTTGGAGTTGTTCTGGTGTATCCACCCCAAGAACTTCTTCTTCCCCGGCTTCTACAAATGAAATCATAAAGCCATTCTGGTTCAGAATTTCTACAACGTCCGTTAGGAAAAACTCTTCAAAAGTAACAGGTCTGCCATCTATGTTTTTCTGAACTAGATGAGGTTTTGCTGAAAGATGTGAAAGACATTCCAGTAGTAAATTTCTTCGAAAAGCATAGACTCCTGCATTGCATAGTTCTGAAACTGGTTCGCCTTTAGTTTCAAGTTCTTTCCAGTATTTCCATTCAATTATTGCTTTTACACTATCGCCTTCAGTGATTAAACAACCATATTGCCCTTTGTTTGCTGGGCGAAAGGCAAGCACTGTGCCTGCTGAACCGGTATCTATAGTTTTTTCTAAAAGAAGACAGTAAGTATTTCTGGAAATAAGTGGCACATCTCCCATTGTAATAAGGCACAACTCTGAAGATACCGACTGAAGAAACGGCTTTCCCGCAAGAACAGCTCCCCCTGTGCCGTTAAGTTCTGGTTGCCATATAAAAACCGGCTGCAGGTTCTCCGGTAGATTAGATTTGACAACTTTTTGAATGCGATCGGCATCGTGGTGAATCACTATGGCTTTTGGACCCAGAGGAAGCTGGTTGAGAATTTCAAGTATAAATGGATGGGTTCCTTCGTAAATTGTGGGAACAGGCCTTTGGCTTTGTTCCGATGGAATGAGGGGAAGTAAAGCTTTACATCCTCCATATCCTGTCATTCTTGTGCCTCGCCCTGCTGCAAGAATCAGGCTTGCCACTTCCATCAGTTTTTACTCCCCGGATTCTGGTTTATTTCAGCGGCGATTTCTCTAATAGCTTTAAGATGGTCTTCGTATGTGGTGGAAAATCTGTGACCTCCTTGACGATCGCTTACAAAGTAAAGATAAGTAACATCAGCAGGGTAGAGCACAGCCTTTATTGAAGCAATACCCGGATTACAAATAGGACCTGGGGGAAATCCCTTGATCAAATAAGTATTGTAAGGTGAAGGGCGTGCTAAGTGGCTTTTCAATACAGGTCCTTTGAAATTTTCCAGATCATAAACCGCTGTTGGATCGCTTTGAAGCGGCATACCTATTTTTAGTCTGTTAAAAAAAACAGCGGCAATAACAGCACGTTCTTCATCCTTCACGGCTTCCTTTTCAACCATGGAGGCAAGAGTTACGATCTGATGAAGAGAAAGATTCATGTCCTTTGCCCGCTGAAGCCATTCAGGTTTGAATCGCTTTTTGAATTCTCTCGCCATTCTCTTAAGAGCCGTATCGGCTGTGTCTTTTTTTGTAAAATCATAAGTTGCGGGAAACAGATAGCCTTCCAGGCTTGGGGCATCATGAAATCCAAGAGACTCAACAAAATTTCTATCTTTGGCTAGTTTGATTACGTCATCTTTTTTTGCGATACCGGATCGATCAAGCGCTTCAGCCACATCAAAAATTGTTGCTCCCTCAACCACCGTAACAAAGTGGCGAACGACGTCTCCTCGAACAATTTTTTTCCACACATCGATGTGATTCATAGGAAAGTGAAAAGCATATTCACCACTTTTCAGCAGGTTGTGCCATTTCATGAAAAATACTAGAGCAAGGGGTCGGTATGGATCCGATTCCACCCCTTTTTCTACAAGAAGGTTAACGACATCAAATACTCCTGTTCCCTGGGGAATATTAATGTATAAGCAATTTTCGGGCTGGCATTCTTTCTTATTTTTTTGAATAAAATTGCCACCTTTGATGGGTATAGGTTCATGAGCCCAGAAAAAGATGGGAATTGTTACGAGATTAACCACCACGGGAAGAGTTGTT
Proteins encoded in this region:
- the mltG gene encoding endolytic transglycosylase MltG; protein product: MKVILRGIIWLVVVLLTTLPVVVNLVTIPIFFWAHEPIPIKGGNFIQKNKKECQPENCLYINIPQGTGVFDVVNLLVEKGVESDPYRPLALVFFMKWHNLLKSGEYAFHFPMNHIDVWKKIVRGDVVRHFVTVVEGATIFDVAEALDRSGIAKKDDVIKLAKDRNFVESLGFHDAPSLEGYLFPATYDFTKKDTADTALKRMAREFKKRFKPEWLQRAKDMNLSLHQIVTLASMVEKEAVKDEERAVIAAVFFNRLKIGMPLQSDPTAVYDLENFKGPVLKSHLARPSPYNTYLIKGFPPGPICNPGIASIKAVLYPADVTYLYFVSDRQGGHRFSTTYEDHLKAIREIAAEINQNPGSKN
- a CDS encoding acyl-CoA dehydratase activase: MFWGIDIGSRSIELVGIDENGRVKVTKLMPTAYNPIGQMELILKDVPESDPIVSTGYGRNLFMEHFPWEGKRKSVTEIQAYAKGALALYPEVRMILDIGGQDTKAIALDDRGQIVKFEMNDRCAAGTGKFLEFMAAALHVPLEEFGEFAMKATKKLKVASLCTVFAESEATSLMARGEKPEDIARALHESIVSRTVAMVKRVGFKKPLLFGGGVARNICVVNLITEALNCEPIIPDNPEAVGALGAALIARENYIAL
- a CDS encoding NTP transferase domain-containing protein, which encodes MEVASLILAAGRGTRMTGYGGCKALLPLIPSEQSQRPVPTIYEGTHPFILEILNQLPLGPKAIVIHHDADRIQKVVKSNLPENLQPVFIWQPELNGTGGAVLAGKPFLQSVSSELCLITMGDVPLISRNTYCLLLEKTIDTGSAGTVLAFRPANKGQYGCLITEGDSVKAIIEWKYWKELETKGEPVSELCNAGVYAFRRNLLLECLSHLSAKPHLVQKNIDGRPVTFEEFFLTDVVEILNQNGFMISFVEAGEEEVLGVDTPEQLQRAQEIYRQNLTALSYIGNTKRL